A single genomic interval of Helianthus annuus cultivar XRQ/B chromosome 6, HanXRQr2.0-SUNRISE, whole genome shotgun sequence harbors:
- the LOC110864544 gene encoding AT-hook motif nuclear-localized protein 13 gives MDHQQQQQFSGLMMPPNSYYNNKDSNLINPFNSSDHFVDGSGQSGGFGDGGYGNEPEKKKRGRPRKHKGSPDGDIAIGLAPVDGGGNLECFDGNGGSGSVNVDSSGKRQRGRPAGILKRQLDALGVAGSGFTPHVIVVKEGEDIASTMVSFSKEGPRTICILSANGAISNVTLQQSAISGGTVTYEGRFEIISLSGSFVYSESDDNGNHTKPSGLSVSLAGSDGRVLGGGVAGVLVAASPVQVIVGSFVTDGKKAKSSIEPSPEAPPNMLSFGGSGGAVPGTSPQSDGPSGEPSDESGGSPDHMFPDFYKNATEHQHQHHQQPQEQPPTTMQNLQMYANMGWPSSTMNMLPN, from the exons ATGgatcaccagcagcagcagcagtttTCCGGTCTGATGATGCCACCAAATTCATACTACAACAATAAAGATTCAAACTTGATCAACCCCTTCAACAGTTCTGACCATTTTGTTGACGGATCGGGTCAGTCCGGCGGGTTTGGGGATGGTGGGTATGGAAATGAGCCGGAGAAGAAGAAAAGAGGGAGGCCCAGGAAGCATAAGGGGTCGCCCGATGGCGACATTGCGATCGGGTTGGCTCCGGTTGATGGTGGTGGGAATTTGGAGTGTTTTGATGGGAATGGTGGAAGTGGAAGTGTTAATGTGGATTCATCTGGTAAGAGACAGAGAGGGAGGCCTGCAGGGATTCTGAAGAGGCAGTTGGATGCTTTGG GTGTGGCTGGAAGTGGGTTTACTcctcatgttattgttgttaaagAAGGAGAG gATATAGCCTCAACGATGGTGTCATTTTCAAAAGAAGGACCTCGTACAATCTGTATTTTATCTGCGAATGGTGCCATCAGCAATGTGACTCTTCAACAGTCCGCAATATCGGGTGGCACTGTAACATATGAG GGCCGATTTGAGATAATATCGTTATCCGGCTCCTTTGTTTACTCAGAAAGCGATGATAACGGTAACCACACCAAACCTAGTGGATTAAGCGTTTCTCTTGCCGGTTCGGACGGCCGTGTTTTGGGTGGTGGTGTTGCCGGAGTGTTGGTTGCAGCATCGCCCGTACAg GTTATCGTCGGCAGCTTCGTTACAGATGGGAAGAAAGCAAAGTCTAGCATCGAGCCATCACCAGAGGCACCGCCAAACATGTTGAGCTTTGGTGGCAGTGGAGGGGCGGTTCCTGGTACAAGTCCTCAATCTGACGGGCCGTCAGGTGAACCGTCTGATGAAAGTGGCGGCAGCCCTGATCATATGTTCCCTGATTTCTATAAGAACGCTACtgaacaccaacaccaacaccaccAGCAGCCGCAGGAGCAGCCGCCAACAACCATGCAGAATCTGCAGATGTATGCAAACATGGGATGGCCTAGCTCCACCATGAACATGCTACCGAATTGA
- the LOC110864545 gene encoding AT-hook motif nuclear-localized protein 23 — protein MAGLDLGTASRYIHHQQQQQHLSDLQLHSTHSENNHLFSHQNQDHDDQDQDQDHELVSPNSGGGGVAGGGGGSGSGDIIGRRPRGRPAGSKNKPKPPVIITRESANTLRAHILEIGNGCDVFDCIATYARRRQRGICILSGSGIVTNVSLRQPAAAGSVMALHGRFEILSLTGSFLPPPAPPGATSLTIFLAGGQGQVVGGNVAGELTAAGPVIVIASSFTNVAYERLPLEDDDPEVEGLQMQPPANGGSGGGGGGGGGGGITSSNPFPDPSSGLPFFNLPVNMGPNHIQLPADYSRSNNGNPF, from the coding sequence ATGGCTGGTTTGGATTTAGGCACTGCTTCTCGTTACAtccatcatcaacaacaacaacaacatcttTCCGACTTGCAACTTCATTCAACTCACTCGGAAAACAATCACCTTTTCTCCCACCAGAATCAAGACCATGATGATCAAGATCAAGATCAAGACCATGAACTTGTGTCACCCAActccggtggtggtggtgttgctggtggtggtggtggttctgGGTCTGGTGACATCATAGGTAGGCGGCCTAGAGGCCGTCCAGCCGGATCGAAAAACAAACCAAAACCACCAGTTATCATCACTAGAGAAAGTGCCAACACTCTAAGAGCACACATATTGGAAATAGGAAACGGTTGTGATGTGTTTGACTGCATAGCAACTTATGCTAGAAGAAGGCAAAGAGGGATTTGTATACTCTCCGGTAGCGGTATTGTTACTAATGTAAGCCTCAGGCAACCAGCTGCTGCTGGGTCTGTCATGGCCCTTCATGGCCGGTTTGAGATTTTATCTCTTACTGGTTCTTTTTTACCACCACCTGCACCACCAGGAGCCACTAGTTTGACTATATTTCTGGCTGGTGGACAAGGGCAGGTGGTTGGTGGTAACGTGGCGGGAGAGTTGACTGCGGCTGGGCCGGTTATTGTTATTGCTTCATCTTTCACTAATGTTGCATATGAAAGACTTCCTTTGGAAGATGATGATCCTGAAGTTGAAGGGCTGCAGATGCAACCACCAGCTAACGGTGGcagtggcggcggcggcggtggtggtggtggtggagggatAACTAGTAGCAACCCGTTTCCGGATCCGTCTTCTGGACTACCATTTTTTAACCTACCGGTTAATATGGGTCCGAATCATATTCAGTTGCCTGCGGATTATTCACGGAGTAATAATGGTAATCCGTTTTAA